The following are from one region of the Streptomyces fradiae genome:
- a CDS encoding ATP-binding protein: protein MRRRLINSTLAVVLVVIAVFGGSLLIVETRTVSSSAQERVDTEAVRIASIIDSRLIGGEPVNPDILADQSGGRRYAIIRIPGRDPIEIGSRPGGSVIRGFAEGERGETVVVEEARSVVMTEVRRTLLIILAVALLCVVAAVLLAVRQANKLASPLTDLAETAERLGSGDPRPRHKRYGVPELDRVADVLDASAERIARMLTAERRLAADASHQLRTPLTALSMRLEEVAVADDLETVREEATIALTQVERLTDVVERLLTNSRDPRTGSAVAFDLDEVVKQQLEEWRPAYRSAGRAIVHSGKQGMRAVGTPGAVAQVLAALIENSLMHGGGTVALRTRVTGNQSVIEVTDEGPGVPVDLGARIFERAVSGRSSTGIGLAVARDLAEADGGRLELLQQHPPVFALFLSREVRSRTEPEPERPVR from the coding sequence GTGCGCCGCCGTCTGATCAACTCCACGCTCGCCGTGGTGCTCGTCGTCATCGCCGTCTTCGGCGGCTCGCTCCTGATCGTGGAGACCCGCACGGTCTCGTCCAGTGCCCAGGAGCGGGTGGACACGGAGGCGGTGCGGATCGCCTCCATCATCGACAGCCGGCTGATCGGCGGCGAACCCGTCAACCCGGACATCCTGGCCGACCAGAGCGGCGGCCGGCGGTACGCGATCATCCGCATCCCCGGCCGCGACCCCATCGAGATCGGCTCCCGCCCCGGCGGCAGCGTCATCCGCGGCTTCGCCGAGGGCGAGCGCGGCGAGACCGTGGTCGTCGAGGAGGCCCGTTCGGTCGTCATGACCGAGGTGCGCCGCACCCTGCTGATCATCCTGGCCGTGGCGCTGCTGTGCGTGGTGGCCGCGGTGCTCCTCGCCGTACGGCAGGCCAACAAGCTGGCCTCCCCGCTCACCGACCTCGCCGAGACCGCCGAGCGGCTCGGCTCCGGCGATCCGCGGCCCCGGCACAAGCGGTACGGGGTGCCCGAGCTCGACCGGGTCGCGGACGTCCTGGACGCCTCCGCCGAGCGGATCGCGCGGATGCTCACCGCCGAGCGCCGGCTCGCCGCCGACGCCTCCCACCAGCTCCGTACGCCGCTCACCGCGCTGTCCATGCGCCTGGAGGAGGTCGCCGTCGCCGACGACCTGGAGACGGTCCGGGAGGAGGCGACGATCGCGCTCACCCAGGTGGAGCGGCTCACCGACGTCGTCGAGCGGCTGCTCACCAACTCGCGCGACCCGCGGACCGGCTCCGCGGTCGCCTTCGACCTCGACGAGGTCGTCAAGCAGCAGCTGGAGGAGTGGCGGCCGGCCTACCGCAGTGCGGGCCGGGCGATCGTGCACTCCGGCAAGCAGGGCATGCGGGCCGTCGGCACCCCCGGCGCGGTCGCCCAGGTCCTGGCCGCGCTGATCGAGAACTCCCTGATGCACGGCGGCGGCACCGTCGCCCTGCGCACCCGGGTCACCGGCAACCAGTCGGTGATCGAGGTCACGGACGAGGGCCCGGGCGTGCCCGTGGACCTCGGGGCGCGGATCTTCGAGCGGGCGGTCAGCGGTCGCTCCTCGACGGGCATCGGCCTCGCGGTGGCCCGCGACCTCGCGGAGGCGGACGGCGGGCGCCTCGAACTGCTCCAGCAGCATCCGCCGGTGTTCGCGCTCTTCCTGAGCCGCGAGGTCAGAAGCCGTACGGAACCGGAGCCGGAGCGCCCTGTCCGGTAG
- a CDS encoding response regulator transcription factor, with the protein MTRVLLAEDDASISEPLARALRREGYEVEVREDGPTALDAGLQGGVDLVVLDLGLPGMDGLEVARRLRADGHTVPILVLTARADEVDTVVGLDAGADDYVTKPFRLAELLARVRALLRRGAAEPAVAPTTHGVRIDVESHRAWMGDEELQLTAKEFDLLRVLVRDAGRVVTRDQLMREVWDTTWWSSTKTLDMHISWLRKKLGDDAANPRYISTVRGVGFRFEKS; encoded by the coding sequence ATGACCCGTGTACTGCTCGCCGAGGACGACGCATCCATCTCGGAACCGCTGGCCCGCGCCCTGCGGCGGGAGGGGTACGAGGTCGAGGTGCGCGAGGACGGCCCCACCGCGCTCGACGCCGGACTCCAGGGCGGGGTCGACCTGGTCGTGCTCGACCTGGGCCTGCCCGGCATGGACGGACTCGAGGTCGCCCGCCGGCTGCGCGCCGACGGGCACACGGTGCCGATCCTGGTGCTCACCGCCCGCGCCGACGAGGTCGACACGGTGGTGGGCCTCGACGCCGGCGCCGACGACTACGTGACGAAGCCGTTCCGGCTCGCCGAGCTGCTCGCCCGGGTCCGGGCCCTGCTGCGGCGCGGCGCCGCCGAGCCGGCCGTCGCGCCGACCACCCACGGCGTGCGGATCGACGTCGAGTCGCACCGCGCCTGGATGGGCGACGAGGAGCTCCAGCTCACCGCCAAGGAGTTCGACCTGCTGCGGGTCCTGGTCCGCGACGCGGGCCGGGTGGTCACCCGCGACCAGCTGATGCGCGAGGTCTGGGACACCACCTGGTGGTCCTCCACCAAGACCCTCGACATGCACATCTCCTGGCTGCGCAAGAAGCTCGGCGACGACGCGGCCAACCCGCGCTACATCTCCACCGTCCGGGGTGTGGGCTTCCGCTTCGAGAAGAGCTAG
- a CDS encoding peptide MFS transporter, with translation MASSMTTASTGMPRYQKTFLGHPRGLTTLFFTEMWERFSYYGMRALLVYYLVSGGVDAAKGSQGGGLAMTAATATAIYSVYVSMVYLMAMPGGWFGDRVWGARKTVAIAGFVIMAGHISLALPGQAMFFVGLALVAVGSGLLKANISTMVGHLYNGPDDPRRDGGFTLFYIGINLGAFVSPLLIGTIGKEVNWHVGFALAAVGMGLGLAVFLAFGKSLNPKSSEVPNPLSAEERRNVLVKVCLVVVAAAVFYGAVVALGLYTLNWALVPLTLAGLIIPIAVLARIKRDKDLDKAEQSKVSGYIWFFVAAAVFWMIYDQGGSTLSLFADDKTADTMFGLGFSATWYQSLNPLFVMALAPVFAWLWLWLARRNKEPNTIVKFAMGIVAVGASFFIFIVPMNMAGDGTLVSPMWLVSIYMIQTIGELCLSPVGLSVTTKMAPKKYASQMMGVWFLAVTAGDCTTGLLSIAGVDLNGTGIIALQATLAVVAGFAIYMYRNKVQALMGDVH, from the coding sequence ATGGCGTCGAGCATGACGACGGCTTCGACCGGGATGCCCCGGTACCAGAAGACGTTCCTCGGGCACCCCCGAGGTCTGACCACCCTCTTCTTCACCGAGATGTGGGAGCGCTTCTCCTACTACGGCATGAGGGCCCTGCTGGTGTACTACCTGGTCTCCGGTGGCGTCGACGCCGCCAAGGGGAGCCAGGGCGGCGGTCTCGCCATGACGGCCGCGACGGCCACGGCGATCTACTCCGTGTACGTGTCGATGGTCTACCTGATGGCCATGCCCGGCGGCTGGTTCGGTGACCGCGTGTGGGGCGCCCGCAAGACGGTCGCCATCGCCGGTTTCGTGATCATGGCCGGTCACATCTCCCTCGCCCTGCCGGGCCAGGCGATGTTCTTCGTGGGTCTGGCGCTCGTCGCCGTGGGTTCGGGTCTGCTCAAGGCCAACATCTCGACGATGGTCGGCCACCTCTACAACGGCCCGGACGACCCGCGCCGTGACGGTGGCTTCACGCTCTTCTACATCGGCATCAACCTCGGCGCCTTCGTCTCGCCGCTCCTCATCGGCACCATCGGCAAGGAAGTCAACTGGCACGTGGGCTTCGCCCTCGCCGCCGTCGGCATGGGCCTCGGCCTCGCCGTCTTCCTCGCCTTCGGCAAGAGCCTCAACCCGAAGAGCAGCGAGGTCCCGAACCCGCTGTCCGCCGAGGAGCGCAGGAACGTCCTCGTCAAGGTCTGCCTGGTCGTGGTCGCCGCCGCCGTGTTCTACGGCGCGGTCGTCGCCCTCGGCCTGTACACCCTGAACTGGGCCCTGGTCCCGCTGACCCTGGCCGGTCTGATCATCCCGATCGCCGTCCTGGCCCGGATCAAGCGCGACAAGGACCTCGACAAGGCCGAGCAGTCCAAGGTCTCCGGCTACATCTGGTTCTTCGTCGCCGCCGCCGTCTTCTGGATGATCTACGACCAGGGTGGCTCGACCCTGTCGCTGTTCGCCGACGACAAGACCGCCGACACGATGTTCGGCCTCGGCTTCTCCGCCACCTGGTACCAGTCGCTGAACCCGCTCTTCGTGATGGCGCTCGCCCCGGTCTTCGCCTGGCTGTGGCTGTGGCTCGCCCGCCGCAACAAGGAGCCCAACACCATCGTGAAGTTCGCGATGGGCATCGTCGCGGTCGGCGCGTCGTTCTTCATCTTCATCGTCCCGATGAACATGGCCGGCGACGGCACCCTGGTCTCCCCGATGTGGCTCGTCTCGATCTACATGATCCAGACCATCGGTGAGCTGTGCCTCTCCCCGGTCGGCCTCTCCGTCACCACGAAGATGGCGCCGAAGAAGTACGCATCCCAGATGATGGGTGTCTGGTTCCTCGCCGTCACCGCCGGTGACTGCACCACCGGTCTGCTCTCCATCGCGGGCGTGGACCTCAACGGAACCGGGATCATCGCGTTGCAGGCCACACTGGCCGTGGTCGCCGGATTCGCGATCTACATGTACCGCAACAAGGTCCAGGCGCTCATGGGCGACGTCCACTGA
- a CDS encoding peptidase: MPNRRRVARALTATVAVAGSAVLVSAPAAHATVVDVDYACETKIGPKSAVSPVDIKAEKSGSSYTITMSFEKGVSDSPVELPKGVMTPRAELVLGGADSGKVQVKGVPNAVAIPPNTPIKIGQLTGTYTPKKSGKVTFTAGTLIVHALGMDAATCKPTNSPKPALELDVTASGGSGGGSGGSDDPGSSGGTDSGGGQLPKTGPLDSATALGTLGGTVLLTGTAGVLWLTRRSARHTAR; encoded by the coding sequence GTGCCGAACCGGAGAAGAGTGGCCCGTGCGCTGACGGCGACGGTGGCGGTGGCCGGCTCGGCCGTGCTGGTCTCCGCGCCCGCCGCCCACGCCACCGTCGTCGACGTCGACTACGCCTGCGAGACGAAGATCGGTCCCAAGAGCGCCGTCTCGCCCGTCGACATCAAGGCCGAGAAGAGCGGAAGCTCGTACACGATCACCATGTCCTTCGAGAAGGGCGTCTCGGACAGCCCGGTCGAGCTGCCCAAGGGGGTCATGACCCCGCGCGCCGAGCTGGTGCTCGGCGGCGCCGACAGCGGCAAGGTGCAGGTCAAGGGCGTGCCGAACGCGGTCGCGATCCCGCCCAACACCCCCATCAAGATCGGGCAGTTGACGGGCACGTACACGCCCAAGAAGAGCGGCAAGGTCACCTTCACGGCCGGCACGCTCATCGTCCACGCGCTCGGCATGGACGCCGCCACCTGCAAGCCCACCAACAGCCCCAAGCCCGCCCTGGAGCTGGACGTGACCGCCTCGGGAGGGTCCGGAGGCGGTTCCGGTGGGTCCGACGACCCCGGCTCCTCCGGCGGTACGGACTCGGGCGGCGGGCAGCTGCCCAAGACCGGGCCCCTCGACTCCGCCACCGCGCTCGGCACCCTCGGCGGCACCGTGCTGCTGACCGGCACGGCCGGAGTGCTCTGGCTCACCCGGCGCTCGGCCCGGCACACGGCACGTTGA
- a CDS encoding ATP-binding protein, whose protein sequence is MKETASGDPEVRTLALGSASGTVPLARDFTRQLLHEWGWLPAATADRRAAAEDVLLVVSELVTNACLHAEGPESLRVLRLAEVLRLEVADRGAGQPAPRTPHRAGRPGGHGMFIVQRLCRAWGIDRVPGAPGKTVWAELAAPA, encoded by the coding sequence TTGAAGGAGACCGCCTCCGGCGACCCCGAGGTCCGCACCCTCGCCCTTGGGTCGGCCAGTGGCACCGTTCCGCTCGCCCGCGACTTCACCAGGCAGCTGCTCCACGAGTGGGGCTGGCTGCCGGCCGCCACCGCGGATCGCCGGGCCGCCGCCGAGGACGTCCTCCTCGTCGTCTCCGAACTGGTCACCAACGCCTGCCTGCACGCCGAGGGCCCGGAGAGCCTGCGCGTGCTGCGCCTCGCCGAGGTGCTGCGCCTGGAGGTCGCCGACCGAGGCGCCGGCCAGCCCGCCCCGCGCACCCCGCACCGGGCCGGCCGCCCGGGCGGACACGGGATGTTCATCGTGCAGCGGCTTTGCCGCGCCTGGGGCATCGACCGGGTCCCGGGCGCCCCGGGCAAGACGGTCTGGGCGGAACTCGCCGCCCCCGCATAG
- a CDS encoding STAS domain-containing protein codes for MYRQHIGSAPERFRVEVRTVGASEVLTPVGELDHHTAELLRAPLDHALDEGRTRLVLDCSRLEFCDSTGLNVLLAARLRADAGGGGVHLAAMRPPVARVFEITGAEAVFTLHDTLESALPHPG; via the coding sequence ATGTACCGCCAGCACATCGGCAGCGCACCCGAACGGTTTCGGGTCGAGGTCCGGACCGTGGGGGCGAGCGAGGTGCTCACCCCCGTGGGTGAGCTCGATCACCACACCGCCGAACTGTTGCGTGCGCCACTCGACCACGCGCTCGACGAGGGTCGTACACGCCTCGTACTCGACTGCTCACGCCTCGAGTTCTGCGACTCGACCGGACTGAACGTCCTGCTGGCCGCCCGGCTCCGGGCGGACGCCGGCGGTGGCGGGGTCCATCTGGCCGCGATGCGGCCGCCGGTCGCGCGGGTCTTCGAGATCACCGGGGCGGAGGCCGTCTTCACCCTCCACGACACGCTCGAATCCGCGCTCCCGCATCCCGGCTGA
- a CDS encoding RNA polymerase sigma factor SigF — protein sequence MSPRLDDVSLVPLEVAERAELPHIPPLDEIAPLDARALSKNLFARLGDLEEGTHEYAYVRNTLIELNLALVKFAASRFRTRSEPMEDIVQVGTIGLIKAIDRFELARGVEFPTFAMPTIIGEIKRFFRDTSWSVHVPRRLQELRLDLAKAGDELAQRLDRAPTVDELARELGIGTDEVVEGMAAANAYTASSLDAPPEEAESDGGATLADRLGYEDHGLEGIEYVESLKPLIASLPARERRILSLRFTAGLTQSEIGEELGISQMHVSRLLSRTLARLRRGLTAEE from the coding sequence ATGTCCCCCCGCCTCGACGACGTATCCCTCGTACCCCTCGAGGTGGCGGAACGCGCGGAACTGCCGCACATCCCGCCCCTCGACGAGATCGCGCCGCTCGACGCGCGCGCCCTCTCGAAGAACCTCTTCGCCCGGCTGGGCGACCTGGAGGAGGGCACCCACGAGTACGCGTACGTCCGCAACACCCTGATCGAACTCAACCTGGCCCTGGTCAAGTTCGCCGCCTCGCGGTTCCGCACCCGCAGCGAACCGATGGAGGACATCGTCCAGGTCGGCACCATCGGCCTCATCAAGGCGATCGACCGCTTCGAACTGGCCCGCGGCGTCGAGTTCCCCACCTTCGCGATGCCGACGATCATCGGCGAGATCAAGCGCTTCTTCCGCGACACCTCGTGGTCGGTGCACGTCCCGCGCAGGCTCCAGGAGCTCCGCCTCGACCTGGCCAAGGCCGGCGACGAACTCGCCCAGCGCCTGGACCGGGCGCCCACCGTCGACGAGCTGGCCCGCGAACTGGGCATCGGCACCGACGAGGTCGTCGAGGGGATGGCCGCGGCCAACGCGTACACCGCGAGCTCGCTGGACGCCCCGCCGGAGGAGGCCGAGTCGGACGGCGGCGCGACGCTCGCCGACCGGCTCGGCTACGAGGACCACGGCCTGGAGGGCATCGAGTACGTCGAGTCGCTCAAGCCGCTGATCGCCTCGCTGCCGGCCCGCGAACGCCGCATACTGTCGCTGCGCTTCACGGCCGGGCTGACCCAGTCGGAGATCGGCGAGGAGCTGGGCATCTCGCAGATGCACGTGTCGCGGCTGCTGTCGCGGACGCTGGCGCGACTGCGCAGGGGCCTGACGGCGGAGGAGTAG
- a CDS encoding phosphotransferase, with protein sequence MRKSLIGTGRSADVYEAGDGRVLRRYRDGGDAAPEARIMRELAAHGYPVPAVARAEGPDLLMERLTGPTLLDAAVTGTVTPEAAGALLADLLVRLHATPWIHLDLHPGNVVLTPAGPVVIDWRTARQGPAGLDRAMSALLLAEAALSPAPYAPGAHTALTTLLTHLPTPVTPYVAQATALRSQDPHLSKAERASIPAAGELIVTLAG encoded by the coding sequence ATGCGGAAGTCACTGATCGGTACGGGCCGTTCGGCCGATGTGTACGAGGCCGGGGACGGCCGGGTCCTGCGGCGCTACCGCGACGGCGGCGACGCCGCACCGGAGGCCCGGATCATGCGGGAGCTCGCCGCGCACGGCTACCCCGTGCCGGCGGTGGCCCGCGCGGAGGGCCCCGACCTCCTCATGGAACGCCTCACCGGCCCCACCCTCCTGGACGCCGCCGTGACCGGCACGGTCACCCCGGAGGCGGCGGGCGCCCTGCTCGCGGACCTCCTCGTCCGCCTCCACGCGACCCCGTGGATCCATCTGGACCTGCATCCCGGCAATGTCGTCCTCACCCCGGCGGGCCCCGTCGTCATCGACTGGCGCACCGCCCGCCAGGGCCCGGCGGGCCTGGACCGCGCGATGTCCGCCCTCCTCCTCGCGGAAGCCGCCCTCTCCCCCGCCCCCTACGCCCCCGGCGCCCACACCGCCCTGACCACCCTCCTCACCCACCTCCCCACCCCGGTCACCCCGTACGTCGCGCAGGCGACCGCCCTCCGGTCCCAGGACCCACACCTGTCGAAGGCGGAACGCGCGTCGATCCCGGCGGCCGGGGAGCTCATCGTCACCCTGGCCGGGTAG
- a CDS encoding VOC family protein: protein MTTTPQTPPKKIRPSSFREESGLDDWRVLGEGACAYYRTGTFAEGAAFVSALATLPGSPERAPDVDLRPDGVTVRLITATDELYGLTEGDPELARRISALAAELGLTADPSALTGAQVTIDALDIPAVTPFWSALLGYAHRAGSPEDLIDPHRRNAPFYFQQMDAPRPQRNRLHIDVWVPHDEAEPRIAAALAAGGRLVTAEHAPSHWVLADPEGNEACVGTL, encoded by the coding sequence ATGACGACGACTCCGCAGACGCCTCCGAAGAAGATCCGGCCGAGCAGCTTCCGCGAGGAGTCCGGCCTGGACGACTGGCGGGTCCTGGGCGAGGGAGCCTGCGCGTACTACCGCACCGGCACCTTCGCCGAGGGCGCCGCCTTCGTGTCCGCCCTCGCCACCCTGCCCGGCTCGCCCGAGCGCGCACCCGACGTGGACCTGCGGCCCGACGGCGTGACGGTCCGCCTGATCACGGCCACCGACGAGCTGTACGGCCTGACCGAGGGCGACCCCGAACTCGCCCGCCGCATCTCGGCCCTGGCCGCCGAACTCGGCCTCACCGCCGACCCGTCGGCCCTCACCGGCGCCCAGGTCACCATCGACGCGCTCGACATCCCCGCGGTCACCCCCTTCTGGAGCGCCCTCCTCGGCTACGCCCACCGCGCCGGCAGCCCGGAGGACCTCATCGACCCGCACCGCCGCAACGCCCCCTTCTACTTCCAGCAGATGGACGCCCCCCGCCCCCAGCGCAACCGCCTCCACATCGACGTCTGGGTCCCCCACGACGAGGCCGAACCCCGCATCGCCGCCGCCCTCGCCGCCGGCGGCCGCCTCGTCACCGCCGAACACGCTCCCTCCCACTGGGTCCTGGCGGACCCGGAGGGCAACGAGGCGTGCGTGGGCACTCTGTGA
- the hutI gene encoding imidazolonepropionase: MNKGPAATNNPAASSGPTSANSAVAATATVITNIASLVTNDPSLGDGSPLGLIQDAAVVVDGDRVVWVGETSKAPATDNRVDVGGRAVIPGFVDSHSHLVFAGDRTAEFNARMSGQAYKAGGIRTTVAATRAATDAELSANVARYMWEALRQGTTTFETKSGYGLTVEDEARALRIAAEHTDEVTYLGAHIVSPDYADDPAGYVKLVTGAMLDACAPYARWVDVFCEKGAFDGDQARAILKAGQAKGLQARVHANQLTYGPGVQLAVELDAASADHCTHLTNADIDALAQGNTVATLLPGAEFSTRAEWPDARRLLDVGVTVALSTDCNPGSSFTSSMPFCIALAVRDMLMTPDEALWSATAGGAAALRRTDVGRLAPGARADLIVLDAPSHVHLAYRPGVPLVAEVWRKGVRTV; the protein is encoded by the coding sequence ATGAACAAGGGCCCCGCGGCGACGAACAACCCGGCGGCGAGCTCCGGCCCCACGAGCGCGAACAGCGCCGTGGCGGCGACCGCCACGGTGATCACCAACATTGCCAGTCTCGTCACCAACGACCCCTCCCTCGGTGATGGTTCGCCACTCGGTCTGATCCAGGACGCGGCCGTCGTCGTCGACGGCGACCGCGTCGTCTGGGTCGGTGAGACAAGCAAAGCACCGGCCACTGACAACCGGGTCGACGTCGGCGGCCGGGCGGTGATCCCCGGCTTCGTCGACTCCCACTCCCACCTCGTCTTCGCGGGCGACCGGACGGCCGAGTTCAACGCCCGGATGTCCGGCCAGGCGTACAAGGCGGGCGGTATCCGCACCACCGTCGCCGCGACCCGCGCCGCCACCGACGCCGAGCTGTCCGCCAACGTCGCCCGCTACATGTGGGAGGCGCTGCGCCAGGGCACCACGACCTTCGAGACCAAGTCCGGCTACGGCCTCACCGTCGAGGACGAGGCCCGCGCGCTGCGCATCGCCGCCGAGCACACCGACGAGGTCACCTACCTCGGCGCGCACATCGTGTCGCCGGACTACGCGGACGACCCGGCCGGGTACGTGAAGCTGGTGACCGGCGCGATGCTGGACGCCTGCGCGCCTTACGCCCGCTGGGTCGACGTGTTCTGCGAGAAGGGCGCCTTCGACGGCGACCAGGCCCGGGCGATCCTCAAGGCCGGCCAGGCGAAGGGCCTGCAGGCCCGGGTGCACGCCAACCAGCTGACGTACGGCCCCGGCGTGCAGCTCGCGGTCGAGCTGGACGCGGCGAGCGCCGACCACTGCACCCACCTCACGAACGCCGACATCGACGCGCTCGCGCAGGGCAACACGGTGGCGACGCTGCTGCCGGGCGCCGAGTTCTCCACCCGCGCCGAGTGGCCGGACGCGCGGCGGCTGCTCGACGTGGGCGTGACCGTCGCGCTGTCCACGGACTGCAACCCCGGCTCGTCCTTCACCTCCTCGATGCCCTTCTGCATCGCGCTCGCCGTCCGCGACATGCTGATGACGCCCGACGAGGCGCTGTGGTCCGCGACGGCCGGCGGCGCGGCGGCGCTGCGCCGCACCGACGTGGGCCGGCTCGCCCCCGGCGCCCGCGCGGACCTGATCGTCCTCGACGCGCCGTCGCACGTGCACCTGGCGTACCGGCCGGGCGTGCCGCTGGTCGCGGAGGTCTGGCGAAAGGGCGTGCGGACCGTCTGA
- a CDS encoding formimidoylglutamate deiminase: MQVTTYWLEHAWLDTHVEPGVVLEAADGRITAVRTGAETPPPGAVVLRGLTIPGLANAHSHAFHRALRGTVQVGSGTFWTWREVMYGVAQRLTPDSYFALARAVYAEMALAGITAVGEFHYLHHAPGGTPYADPNAMGEALIAAAADAGIRITLLDTAYLSSGFGAAPEQHQLRFSDGTADAWAERVSALKERDGVRIGAAIHSVRAVPADQLATVARWAQDRQAPLHVHLSEQTAENEACQAAHGRTPTQLLADHGVLGAHTVGVHNTHMTDADIALIGSTATGTCMCPTTERDLADGIGPAVALQRAGSPLSLGSDSHAVIDLLEEARAMELNERLRTRTRGHWTAAALLRAATTDGHAALGRPDAGRLETGALADFTTIALDSVRTAGPVPRLAAETAVFAASAADVRHTIVGGRQVVRDGTHVSVPDVARALADSIAALRG, translated from the coding sequence GTGCAGGTGACGACGTACTGGCTGGAGCACGCCTGGCTCGACACCCACGTCGAGCCGGGCGTGGTGCTCGAAGCGGCCGACGGCCGGATCACCGCCGTACGGACCGGGGCCGAGACCCCGCCGCCCGGCGCGGTCGTCCTGCGCGGCCTGACGATCCCGGGCCTGGCGAACGCCCACTCGCACGCCTTCCACCGGGCCTTGCGCGGCACCGTCCAGGTCGGCAGCGGCACCTTCTGGACCTGGCGCGAGGTCATGTACGGCGTCGCCCAGCGGCTCACCCCCGACAGCTACTTCGCGCTCGCCCGCGCCGTGTACGCGGAGATGGCGCTCGCCGGCATCACCGCCGTCGGCGAGTTCCACTACCTCCACCACGCGCCCGGCGGCACCCCCTACGCCGACCCCAACGCCATGGGTGAGGCCCTGATCGCGGCCGCCGCCGACGCCGGCATCCGTATCACCCTCCTCGACACCGCCTACCTCTCCTCCGGTTTCGGCGCCGCCCCCGAGCAGCACCAGCTCCGCTTCTCCGACGGGACGGCCGACGCCTGGGCCGAGCGGGTCTCGGCGCTCAAGGAACGCGACGGCGTACGGATCGGCGCCGCCATCCACTCCGTGCGCGCCGTCCCCGCGGACCAGCTGGCGACCGTGGCCCGCTGGGCCCAGGACCGCCAGGCCCCGCTGCACGTCCACCTCTCCGAGCAGACCGCGGAGAACGAGGCCTGCCAGGCGGCCCACGGCCGCACCCCGACCCAGCTGCTCGCCGACCACGGCGTGCTCGGCGCGCACACCGTGGGCGTCCACAACACCCACATGACGGACGCCGACATCGCGCTGATCGGCTCGACGGCCACCGGCACCTGCATGTGCCCGACCACCGAACGCGACCTCGCCGACGGCATCGGCCCCGCCGTCGCCCTCCAGCGGGCCGGGTCCCCCCTCTCGCTCGGCAGCGACAGCCACGCCGTCATCGACCTCCTGGAGGAGGCGCGCGCGATGGAGCTCAACGAGCGCCTGCGGACCAGGACCCGCGGCCACTGGACCGCGGCGGCGCTGCTCCGCGCGGCCACGACGGACGGCCACGCGGCCCTCGGCCGGCCCGACGCCGGCCGCCTGGAGACGGGCGCGCTCGCCGACTTCACGACGATCGCGCTCGACTCCGTCAGGACAGCGGGACCGGTACCGCGTCTGGCAGCCGAGACGGCGGTATTCGCAGCGTCGGCCGCGGACGTGCGGCACACGATCGTGGGCGGCCGGCAGGTCGTCCGGGACGGGACCCACGTATCCGTTCCCGACGTGGCCCGGGCCCTCGCGGATTCGATCGCCGCCCTGCGCGGCTGA